One region of Triticum aestivum cultivar Chinese Spring chromosome 6B, IWGSC CS RefSeq v2.1, whole genome shotgun sequence genomic DNA includes:
- the LOC123136689 gene encoding subtilisin-like protease SBT5.3: MRPMASFGGAACFILCALLLVQPAPAAAAGEKRSYVVYLGEHAHASRLHDLPAVDLAAVEGKAADSHYNLLATVLGDKEKAQEAIFYSYTKHINGFAANLDAEQAAQIARLPEVVSVFRNRGYQLHTTRSWQFLGIAGPGGVPRGASWRKAKFGEGVVIGNIDTGVWPESESFRDHGLGPVPKHWKGTCEKGQDDNFHCNAKLIGARYFNKGYGSEGLDTKAPEFNTPRDNEGHGTHTLSTAGGSAVHGASVFGFGNGTASGGSPRAHVAAYRVCYKPVNGSSCFEADILAAFDAAIHDGVHVLSVSLGNDGEPYDYFDDAISIGSFHAVRRGISVVCSAGNSGPKPSSISNLAPWVFTVGASTMDREFPSYIVFNGTKIKGQSMSETSLKGKESYPMIDSAEAAAPGRAVDDAKICLQGSLDPTKVKGKIVVCLRGTSARVAKGLTVLQAGGAAMVLANDAASGNEIIADAHLLPATHIRHGDGLTLYNYLKSAKSPEGYIEKPETILETKPAPYMAAFSSQGPNPVNPEILKPDITAPGVSVIAAFTRAMAPTELAFDERRVAFTSMSGTSMSCPHVSGLVGLLKALHPDWSPSAIKSAMMTTAIDVDNKGESILNASLAPAGPFAYGAGHVWPSRSMNPGLVYDLGPDHYLDFLCALKYNATVLSMFNGEPYKCPEKAPKIEDLNYPSITVVNLTASGATVKRTVKNVGSPGKYKAMVRQPAGVHVTVSPDVMEFGKKGEEKTFEVKLETKNAKLAKKYAFGALIWSNGVQFVKSPIVVQTAA; this comes from the exons ATGAGACCCATGGCTTCCTTCGGCGGTGCCGCCTGCTTCATCCTCTGCGCGCTGCTCCTCGTCCAGCCcgcccccgccgctgccgccggcgagaAGCGGTCCTACGTCGTGTACCTCGGCGAGCATGCGCACGCGTCGCGGCTGCACGACCTCCCAGCCGTCGACCTGGCGGCGGTCGAGGGGAAGGCCGCCGACTCACACTACAACCTCCTCGCCACCGTCCTCGGAGA CAAGGAGAAGGCGCAGGAGGCCATCTTCTACTCGTACACCAAGCACATCAACGGCTTCGCCGCCAACCTCGACGCCGAGCAAGCCGCCCAGATCGCCC GTCTGCCGGAGGTGGTGTCGGTGTTCCGGAACAGGGGGTACCAGCTGCACACGACGCGGTCGTGGCAGTTTCTTGGCATCGCCGGGCCCGGAGGCGTCCCGCGCGGAGCGTCCTGGCGCAAGGCTAAGTTCGGCGAGGGAGTCGTCATTGGCAACATCGACACCG GTGTGTGGCCAGAATCGGAGAGCTTTCGGGATCATGGGCTGGGACCAGTCCCCAAGCACTGGAAAGGAACGTGCGAGAAAGGCCAAGACGATAACTTCCACTGCAACGC GAAGCTGATCGGGGCGCGCTATTTCAACAAGGGGTACGGGTCGGAAGGGCTCGACACCAAGGCTCCCGAGTTCAACACGCCGCGGGACAACGAGGGGCACGGCACGCACACGCTGTCCACGGCCGGCGGCTCGGCGGTGCACGGCGCCAGTGTGTTCGGCTTCGGCAACGGCACGGCCtccggcggctccccgcgggcgcACGTGGCCGCGTACCGCGTGTGCTACAAGCCCGTGAATGGCAGCTCCTGCTTCGAGGCGGACATCCTGGCCGCCTTCGACGCTGCCATCCATGACGGCGTGCACGTCCTGTCCGTCTCCCTTGGCAACGACGGCGAGCCCTACGACTACTTCGACGACGCCATCTCCATCGGGTCCTTCCACGCCGTCCGTCGCGGCatcagcgtcgtctgctccgccggaaACTCGGGCCCCAAGCCGAGCTCCATCTCCAACCTTGCGCCCTGGGTCTTCACCGTCGGTGCCAGCACCATGGACCGCGAGTTCCCGTCTTACATCGTCTTCAACGGCACAAAGATCAAG GGGCAGAGCATGTCGGAGACATCGCTCAAGGGCAAGGAGTCTTACCCCATGATCGATTCCGCCGAAGCCGCAGCGCCCGGCAGAGCGGTAGATGACGC CAAGATTTGCCTGCAGGGGTCGCTGGACCCGACGAAGGTGAAGGGGAAGATCGTGGTGTGCCTGCGTGGGACGAGCGCGCGTGTGGCCAAGGGCCTGACGGTGCTCCAAGCCGGCGGCGCCGCCATGGTGCTCGCCAACGACGCCGCCTCCGGCAACGAGATTATCGCGGACGCGCACCTGCTCCCGGCCACGCACATCAGGCACGGCGACGGCCTCACCCTATACAACTACCTCAAATCCGCCAA GTCACCAGAGGGCTACATTGAGAAGCCGGAGACGATCCTGGAGACGAAGCCAGCGCCGTACATGGCCGCTTTCTCGTCGCAGGGACCCAACCCCGTCAACCCGGAGATTCTCAAGCCCGACATCACGGCGCCCGGGGTGAGCGTGATCGCCGCGTTTACCCGCGCCATGGCCCCCACGGAGCTCGCCTTCGACGAACGCCGCGTCGCCTTCACGTCCATGTCGGGGACGTCCATGTCGTGCCCGCACGTCTCCGGCCTCGTGGGGCTGCTCAAGGCCCTCCACCCAGACTGGAGCCCCTCCGCGATCAAGTCGgcaatgatgacgacggcgatcgACGTGGACAACAAGGGCGAGTCCATCCTCAACGCGTCCTTGGCGCCGGCGGGGCCCTTTGCCTACGGCGCCGGCCACGTGTGGCCGAGCCGCTCCATGAACCCCGGCCTCGTCTACGACCTCGGCCCCGACCACTACCTCGACTTCCTCTGCGCGCTGAAGTACAACGCCACGGTCCTGTCCATGTTCAACGGCGAGCCGTACAAGTGCCCCGAGAAGGCCCCCAAGATCGAGGACCTCAACTACCCGTCCATCACCGTGGTCAACCTCACGGCCTCGGGCGCAACGGTGAAGCGCACGGTGAAGAACGTCGGCTCCCCGGGCAAGTACAAGGCGATGGTGCGCCAGCCGGCTGGCGTGCACGTGACGGTGAGCCCCGACGTGATGGAGTTTGGGAAGAAGGGGGAGGAGAAGACGTTCGAGGTCAAGTTGGAGACCAAGAACGCAAAGCTGGCCAAGAAGTACGCGTTTGGCGCGCTCATATGGAGCAACGGGGTCCAGTTCGTGAAGAGCCCCATCGTTGTCCAGACGGCGGCATGA